A region of the Xyrauchen texanus isolate HMW12.3.18 unplaced genomic scaffold, RBS_HiC_50CHRs HiC_scaffold_703, whole genome shotgun sequence genome:
gagagagagtgtgtgtgtgtgtgtgtttgagtgagagagagtgtgtgtgtgtgtttgagtgagagagtgtgtgtgtgtgtgtttgagtgagagagagtgtgtgtgtgtgtgtgtgtgtgtgtgtgtgtttgagtgagagagagtgtgtgtgtgtgtttgagtgagagagagtgtgtgtgtgtgtttgagtgagagagagtgtgtgtgtttgagtgagagagagtgtgtgtgtgtgtttgagtgagagagagtgtgtgtgtgtgtttgagtgagagagagtgtgtgtgtgtgtaaacaacagtgttattatataaacaaactggcatttaaagggttagtttcctgcaaatttatgaatatttggtagttatgatcaggaatgTAAATCAGTAAAAGTGGGAAATAATTAGGGATGGGCAGATTGATACTaaagtgttttttattaattttttactagtgatcttattatttagatcaCATGAATATGAATGCATCTCAAAAGCTTTGAAGTGGATATTATATGAGTGAATACTTTTCTTCTGCTCAGATACACCAGCAGTCACAGACGGCGCTCATTCTAATAGAAAGCATCTGGAGTTACTCACACTAAATCATGACAAACATAGATGTGTATAATAAACAGCTTTATTTAAATGCAGAGCTGATAAAACATTGTTAATGATCTGTGATCCTGGTTAATAAATGACACCTTATGAAAACTGTCCATggatttactgcagtaatattgtATTTACCACAACTGTAatcatttaatgttttttgtCAGTAAGGTTttgttacaataaaataattttatcatcacCCTAATAGTTTATAATAGTGTAATAATAAAGGTaccaattttatccaaagaatttgtaaaaatgttatttaatagaGGTATTGGTAAAGAAAATAAGTGTTATCGCCCATCcctaaaaataatagtaatacataAGAGTAACTTCTTTAAATAGATGCACAAGTGTTAAGGGTTCAtttatgtttgtgaatgtaaTAAATTGATGTTTTTAACTTAACTGGACACTatacagtgaaagtggaaaataacattaatatataatattattatggcggACATTTTTGTGctttaaggtcctgagtgtgtgttttatttttaaataatattaataacataataatgcatcaaaagcAATGTAGTTGCTAATCACTGACACAGACAGTGATAatccaacaaataaataaattcccttagtatttagtatatagaaaataattcattgtttgtgttttttctcacaaaaaaaacaacaacagtggcgttatataaacaaactggcattaaaagggttaaaatcctgaaaatgaattaatattgggtagttatgatcaggactgatgttgattaaaaaatttaacaaattgaaagtggaaaataatattgatatataatatttttatggcagttttttttgaCGCGGACAGGACCTTTATATTAACCAAATGGTACATAAATATAAAGACGCTTCTTTAATCCGGATGCTCCGCCCACGTTGCGTGCGTCATCACGTATGTTCTGGTACGTAAATGCTTTCCCGATTTGCTCGCTGCGCCATTTTCAGAGCGAATCAGAAAGAGAACAACGAATCAAACACAGATAATCACACGGTAAGCTCTTTTTTCAGCTTTTTTTGGTGCACTGTATACATGACAGTCATTACTTGTTTTTATAGATGTAGTATAATCTTAATCGTGTTTTCAGCAGCTGGTATATTCGGTGTTTTAGCGAGTGTTCCACGCGCCATTTTGAACCGCAAACAAAAGCAGAAAACCTGATTGATTCTTTAATTGTTCATTACTTAATATTTATTTGATCGTTTTTGCTTTTACTGTTTCTATACACCTTTTTGTATTTTGCTAGTTTATCAATATTATTAAACATTCTGTTGCTATATTGTAAATGAGTAAATGCAATATTGTAAAATATCAAAAAACACTCCTTTTACAAAGCTTAAGCTCTGCAATGTTAATAATCTGATAAATGGCTAAAccaaattacaacaaaaaaacaactggtCAACTCATAATACTAAGTAAATGCAATGTTATGCAGCGCTAATTCTTGTGCAATGAATTCTAAGCAGAAACTGAGTCAGGTATTGAGGGGGTGGAGGCAGAGAGCAGCCACACCTCTACACGCCTTTATCATATATCTCAATTCTCTTATTGAACCAATGAAGAGATCTCCCTTATATAGAGTGGTTTATTAATGACTTCTTGTTTTACACCTGATccgagatcacacacacacacatctccaaGAAGCCTGTTTTAGATCTGGAAATCGTTGCATTCTATTTAACgtctgataaacatcttaaaaagatcagatttgcaGTCTTAATCAaatatctcaaagacatctgctgaatgtctaatTGACAACTGAGGGGAAACATCTTTTAGAcctattgcagatgagcaaatgtaaaaaaattacgtTTTCCACATGTACACAATGTCAATAAGTCATTCAGcagatgtttttgagacatttatgatttagaatattTGTAAATCTGTTTTTTAAGATTGTGCAATGGCTTCCAGATGCAACCCTTTTAAACAAACGTCTTTGAGATGTTTGTGTGCTATCTGTTCTGATCCGTTTCTGATGCTGGATGTATTGATCGCCAttgcttccattttttttttttttaaatgcttagaCACCTTGTTAGATGGTTTGCTGGTTATTCATGGTGAGCTCTTTGTACCGTAGATTTGAGTCATGCATCGGGATTGCCCTTTGGACTGTAAGGTGTACGTTGGGAATTTGGGCAACAATGGGAATAAATCGGAGCTGGAGAGAGCGTTCGGCTACTATGGACCTCTGAGGAGTGTCTGGGTGGCCAGGAACCCTCCCGGCTTTGCATTTGTGGAGTTTGAAGATCCTCGTGATGCAACAGATGCCGTCAGAGAGATGGATGGGCGGTAAGTACCGATTCAGACTCTAGAAAATTGCTGTCCTACAGTAAAGCTGTTGAGATCAGTTGAACTTTGGTATTTAATTGATGTCATCATGTAGGACCCTTTGCGGTTGCCGAGTGAGAGTGGAGCTGTCCAACGGCGAGAAGCGAACTCGGAACCGGGGTCCGCCTCCTTCCTGGAGCCGACGCCCACGCGATGACTACCGCAGACGTAGTCCGCCCCCCAGACGCAGGTGAACCTGTCTTCCACTTACCTGTCTGTAGATTTCAGAGATTGAAACTAATCAGATTCTGCCCCTCACTAGACCCTGAGGCCTGTGCTCTCGGCcgggccggttctgatgagtgtCTGCTGGAGAACGTTTGCTCTTCCATCTTCATTTTCATTGATAGCCATTAAACACGACTTATGCCAGACTGAGCTACTTAAATTCTACTAGTTTTACGattatttaagattttaaattaaAACCTGGAAGAGAATTGGCATTTTCAAGCTTGTGGGCTTTCTTCTGGAATTTCTAATGAGCTATTCAAATGGTGGTTTTTAATGCATGCAATGGCTTCAAGATTCACAttatgactgtgtaatttatgttgtaaatcAACTTTCACACTTCATTAAAAGCTCATTGTAAATTCCAGAGGTGACCCAAATTAGCCTACAAATTGACGCTATGAATGAACTGCTTTATTGAAGTAAGTTTTACCATGATAAGGTAATGAATACATTAGTGATAATACTGTAAAACTACTTTAGATCATGAGGGATTAGTGTTCATTATGAAACATTGTAAATTGGCGCTCTCAGCCAAGTAATCTTTTGGTAATCAGGACTAATATTGATTGGAATGCAATCTTTTGTTGACTTAAATGAAGGTTGTTTTTGATTATTTTCCTTTACctatattaataaaaatgaaccCCGTTACAGAGTCACCACCATGCCTCTCCTCACCACCCTCTGAGTCAGTCTACTAGTCCTCTTTCAGCATCATGTGACCAGCGTGCCCCGATCAGCTGGCTGCGTTGGTGTCACATGACCCAGGCATGGCCGGTCATCAGGTCGCACCAGCCCATTGGTTCCTGAGCATGCCGTTGTCAGCTCCTCCTCCAACCTTAACACCCAATCGTCAGCGGCCCACTTCACATTCCTGACCAATCAGCGTTTTACGTTACCCAATGTCTACACTACAAATCACCAGCAACAGCCTTCAGCTAACCAATAAAAGCAGGAAAAATCCACTACATCCAGCCCCCATCCGCAAGCCAGCTAATCAGCTCGCAGCATCTGGCCTGCACTTTCCCACCAATTCTGCTCCCTGGCCGCCAGCCACCTCCCCTTCGCCTTTTCTAGCTTGTTGAAAACCAAAAAACTAGTAAGTTTTTCCTGCTTCATACAGTTTAATGCTGAATACAGATGTAAGATGAGGAGCAATATCCTATTCAGTTCAATCAAGCAGGGTTGGTATGAAATCTTTAGCAAACTCCTGAAGGGAGATTGACGTTAAGCTGTAAGCAGACTGATGGGGAGCCCAAACGGAGGTTCAGGTTACATAAAAAGCGAGGGCTTTGAGAGCTGCTCTTGGTTTGTGTCACTGTCTTCATTCTGTTGTGTTGTTTGCAGTCCGTTTCTGTTGAGTTTCCAGTGAATTCACCACCTAGTGCACTACTAAGACTCACTTTACTAGAGTTTAACTCTCTTAGACTGTTCAGACCAGTGTCACAGTGTTTCTTTGTGGTTCTCCAAACCCTCATGTGTTGAGATCTCAGCAGCAGAGCGGATCTCCACTCCACCCCTGTATCAGGGAGGTGAAGAGTGTTTAAGCAGGTTGGAGTTTCAGGGGTTTTGAGGTGTGTTTTCCTGTTGATTAGCGCATGCTTACTCTGTTGCTCTTTTTCTTTAGATCTCCCAGGAGGAGGAGCTTCAGTCGTAGTCGTAGCAGGTAAGAGACCCACATGTTCTCGTATGATGTAGAACATTGCTGTAGTCAGTAAGTCTTGAGATGACAAAGACTCTGGACCAGGAGATGCACCACATTTTAAGTCGTACAGTTCTGATATTGAAAAGCAAAATATACAGGAAGCCCAGTGAAGTTGTGTATATCAAGACCAAAAGAGGACCTAACACTGAACCTTGAGATACCCCAGTGGTTAGCTGATGTAAACTAGAGTCTTGTTTTTCAATCCTGGTCCTGGTGTGTTGCCCATTTTGAATGTATGCCTTATCTAACACTCCTGGCTCTATGGATTAGCTCACTAGTAAAGAGCTGAAATAAGTGTATCAGAGTCCTTTTGACCATTGTTACTGGAATAGTAGCAGAGCAACTGGCAACTTTTCAAATGTTCAAATTACACAGACCCTAAACTATCCGCCTCTTAAGATCTGTTTCTCTGGATATTTTGAATGGGATTTTTTTCTGCTGGAAGACTTTTGAGCTGTattccaatagtttttttttccatctttgggttcttgtgtttttaattttaataattgggCATATCTTGCTAATCATCTTTTCACGATTCTGTCCAGGTCTCTTTCCAGAGAGCGCAAGAGGGAGCGATCTCTGTCCCGTGACAGGAACCACAAGCCCTCTCGATCTTTCTCCCGATCAAGAAGGTAAGAATCAAATTTCTTTATACAGTCCTTCATTAtaaaccttttttatttgtatcttttctccccaattttcaattccaactacttagtaggtcctcgtggtggcgcggttactcgcctcattccgggtggtggaggacaagtgtcagttgcctccgcttctgagacggtcaatccgcgcatctcatcacgtgtcTCAGTTCCCATTGAGCGCGAGAAACACGAAtcgtgacactaccctccctagcaaccggcccaatttggttgcttgggagaactggcttgagtcactcagcataccctggattctaactcatgactccagctgttatagtcagcatcaatactccctGAGATACCCAGGGACCCCTATAAACCATTGTTTTAAAGTCCTGGTCATGGAGTATCCCCAACTTTCAGGAAGTCGTTGAGCCTGTTtgaaaaaggtgattaaaatcgGTACTGTTGGTTAAGGAAAGACGTGCCAAATGGACCATTTTAATGTACTCCATGACCAGGATTTTATTGTACTCCATTGCCCCCCTAGATTAAACTTGTGCCCCTAAGTAACTTCTGACTGTCCCTTCCTGGTCCGGTAAAGTGGTGGGAAACCACTTTCCCACTCTAAAGATTGCATTTTAGGACCAGCCCTGTGCTacagattaaatataaatatggtcTTGTGAAATGATATCAAATGCTGAGCTCATTTTTcatgttctctttttttttatagtcGTTCCAGATCTAATGACAGAAAATGATCTTCAATGCTGAAAAGAACATTATGATGGAAACCTCGACACAGATCAAACATCTTTAAACTTTGATAAAGACTTCAATGCCCCACAGTCTGTTTGAATCCCccatgttctttttttattattattatgaacatTGGTTATTTTAGCGGTTCTGTTTTCTTCTGTGGCTGTGGTCATGCCACTTCTGTTTGTGTGGTTTGCAGGTGTGACACGTCACTTAAAGCATCAGCACTACATacaattttaagaatatttttattttgttttgttggtgtaagaGGGGGTTTGTGAATGTGAAGGGTTCCTCTGTGATGGGTCCTGCTGCACTGTCCTCATTTCCTTTTCGTCATAGGTTTAATTTGTGCTATCAGGACGGTGGCAGCAGAGTGGGCGATGTTGTAATGGCACTATGACAGCAGCAGGGGGAACAATGGagaaaagatttttttattttctcttctaGTGTTTGTACGTTTGTAATGTTGATCTGAATTAAAACTGTAAGAAAATAACCTTGTGTCTTCTCGTTTCTGTATCTTGTGGTTTTTGTGTATAACTTTAATCAgtatgggggggggggttatatGACTGTTTAAGGAAAAGTTCACAAGGTCACCTTTTGGTATTTAGAGCTTTTCAATGGATAGAAGTTCGAGTTTTCAAGTCCGCTTTAGTCACTCTTCTAAATGATTGTGGTCAAACTTCCATCTCAGTGTCCTGATACAAACAACCCCTCATAGTTGATTTGTGTAGCTTTAGCGACATGGTCTGAGAGCGTTACGTTGCCAAAACGTGTCTGCTCTACTACATCTCAGTCGCTCTTGTTTTTGTACGTTTGCTACAGTGATCTTCACAGACTGGGATGTTTGTGAAGGGGAAAGCCTGGTTAAATATCAACCAATTATGGCAACTCTTGTTCAAAGTCTTACAGTAACTGCAGTTTTCATTTGCTCCTT
Encoded here:
- the LOC127642572 gene encoding serine/arginine-rich splicing factor 3 — protein: MHRDCPLDCKVYVGNLGNNGNKSELERAFGYYGPLRSVWVARNPPGFAFVEFEDPRDATDAVREMDGRTLCGCRVRVELSNGEKRTRNRGPPPSWSRRPRDDYRRRSPPPRRRSPRRRSFSRSRSRSLSRERKRERSLSRDRNHKPSRSFSRSRSRSRSNDRK